TTAGTAGAAGAGCAAAGAAATGTAAGAGCAGATATATTTATTTCTAATGACTTAGGTGCTTTAGGATACTTACATAGTCAAGGATTATTACAAGGGTCTAATCCACAAGGGATTGAAAGTATACCAGCTGACTTCAGAGCGGAAGATAATGCCTTTTTTGCTATTTCTGTAAGATCACGTGGTTTTATTTATAATAAAGATATGATTTCTTATGAAGATATGCCTAAATCAAATGAAGATTTATTTGATGCAAAATGGGCAGATGTAGAAAATGGTTATGCGATTACTCGTGGTGGTAATGGTGGTATGATTGGTCACATTTCTTCACTACGTTATGAGTGGGGCGACGAAAAAACTGCTCAGTGGATTGACTCTATTAGAACACATGCAGCGGGAATTTACCAAGGACATGGAGATATTCGTCGTGCAGTAGGCGCAGGGGAACATGCTTTTGGGTTAGTAAACAACTATTACTTCCACCAACAACTTGTTGAGCCAGAAAATAATAATGTAGGCTTCATCTACTTAGATCAAGGGGACGATGAAATGGGAGCAATTGCTAATGCTGCTGGATTAGGGCTAGTTAATGGCGCACCAAATAATGAAAATGCTTTAATCTTCTTAGAGTGGTTATTGTTACCAGAAAACCAAGTTTTATTTGTTGGAGAATCATTAGAGTTATTAATTAACTCTGAGTATGGTGCGGAATATCCAGAAGTTGTTGCAGCAAATATCGTAGAATTTAAAGATTTAAAATCACAAGATATGCCAATAAAAGAATTAGGAAATTATTTTGAAGATACAAGAGCTTTAATTGAAGCTTCAGGTCTTGACCTTGACTTAAGATAACTTTTCGGATATAATAATAATCAATATCAATTAGAAGTTTATTGGAGAGAGCAGAATGAGTGATTTTAGTAATGATTATAATATAAAAAAATTAAATAAAAAAAATGATGCTAAGGTTGGGGAAAAATTTTCTCCAACCAT
The nucleotide sequence above comes from Natranaerovirga pectinivora. Encoded proteins:
- a CDS encoding extracellular solute-binding protein; translated protein: MKKFSLLIALVLTMSFVLAGCNTNTDNEQTEINPEVPSENVTDNNNVDPGELVVYSNRNERFVQALLDKFTEDTGIKVSALHGANPLQLVEEQRNVRADIFISNDLGALGYLHSQGLLQGSNPQGIESIPADFRAEDNAFFAISVRSRGFIYNKDMISYEDMPKSNEDLFDAKWADVENGYAITRGGNGGMIGHISSLRYEWGDEKTAQWIDSIRTHAAGIYQGHGDIRRAVGAGEHAFGLVNNYYFHQQLVEPENNNVGFIYLDQGDDEMGAIANAAGLGLVNGAPNNENALIFLEWLLLPENQVLFVGESLELLINSEYGAEYPEVVAANIVEFKDLKSQDMPIKELGNYFEDTRALIEASGLDLDLR